The following coding sequences lie in one Mercenaria mercenaria strain notata chromosome 5, MADL_Memer_1, whole genome shotgun sequence genomic window:
- the LOC123556328 gene encoding acid ceramidase-like — MSEVLLNMLKMYLALLLCFIISVSAQVPPYTETCVHGTYPPKPDRRVPEYIINLDLPPSQRWNQLAFDKRNEIRSIIGAFKGFLDDFGLLPKEVIYLLDLLGPALVDTLPQPFRDEIRGISNATGIEIGEITLYNIFYELFTVCTSVIAESPTGKLYHARNLDFGLFMGWDIKNRTWYITEKLRPAIVNLNWQRGGKTVFKSVNYAGYLGILTGVSPGKFTLSMNERFKLDGGYIGIIDLILTGKGTWMGFLTRNTMETAQSFSEAKNMLTSKQMIAPAYFILGGNQSQEACVITRNRELNGTDIWQMADAGGWYILETNYDHWAAPLFVDDRRTPANKCMRNMKQKGAGIAGLFDVLSSKPVLNKLTTYTALMQVNSGHLETWLQYCEDPCVPW; from the exons atgtcaGAAGTTTTATTG AATATGTTGAAGATGTATTTGGCTTTGTTGCTGTGCTTTATCATCTCTGTGTCAGCACAAGTTCCTCCT TATACTGAGACCTGTGTACATGGAACATATCCTCCCAAGCCAGA TCGCAGAGTGCCAGAGTATATAATCAACCTTGACCTTCCACCTTCACAAAGATGGAACCAGTTGgcatttgataaaagaaatgag ATTAGGAGCATCATTGGTGCTTTCAAAGGTTTCCTTGATGACTTTGGACTTTTACCTAAAGAAGTGATTTACCTTTTAGATTTACTAGGA CCAGCGCTTGTTGACACTTTACCACAGCCATTCCGGGATGAAATCAGAGGGATATCAAATGCTACTGGCATTGAAATAG GGGAAATTACTCTgtacaatatattttatgaacTATTTACTGTGTGCACATCTGTGATCGCTGAAAGTCCAACTGGAAAACTCTACCATGCTAGAAATCTGGACTTCGGGCTTTTTATGGG aTGGGATATTAAGAACAGGACCTGGTATATCACAGAGAAGTTACGACCTGCTATTGTGAACCTGAACTGGCAGAGGGGAGGTAAAACCGTGTTCAAGTCTGTTAACTATGCTGGATATTTGGGTATATTGACAGGAGTTTCGCCT GGAAAGTTTACTCTATCAATGAATGAAAGGTTCAAGTTGGATGGAGGCTATATAG GAATTATAGACCTTATACTTACTGGTAAAGGGACGTGGATGGGGTTCCTCACACGGAACACGATGGAGACAGCACAAAGTTTCAGTGAAGCCAAGAACATGTTGACATCTAAACAGATGATTGCCCCTGCTTACTTCATACTTGGAGGAAATCAGTCTCAAGAG GCATGTGTTATAACACGTAACAGAGAGTTGAATGGTACAGATATCTGGCAGATGGCAGATGCAGGTGGCTggtatattttagaaacaaactaCGATCATTGGGCGGCACCGCTATTTGTAGATGATAGAAGAACACCAGCAAATAAGTGTATGAGAAATATGAAACAGAAG GGAGCAGGTATAGCTGGATTATTTGATGTTCTGTCTTCTAAACCAGTTCTGAACAAG CTGACTACATACACAGCCTTAATGCAGGTGAATTCTGGACATCTTGAGACATGGTTACAATATTGCGAGGATCCGTGTGTACCCTGGTAA